A DNA window from Lasioglossum baleicum unplaced genomic scaffold, iyLasBale1 scaffold2828, whole genome shotgun sequence contains the following coding sequences:
- the LOC143221629 gene encoding BRISC and BRCA1-A complex member 1-like, whose amino-acid sequence MSSTGNASCFIPDFKASLSINEDNTLMHNISGMNVPEKILFVIDTAREKNCTPFKLSTGASYMPLFMIKRTIENFVHIKSLIQHSHEYALMILNSHTSQWICDFTNNTNTIINHLNFINEDLLSEDQKSYDLGQLFDKVQQKLPLPTKKHDTVVPTFVIRVILVYSRSISIPKFHISNKSIEFLRKNPYFFIDVLYVHEPPCSENLCEEIYSEIAALDTTNFSYILEVGRNAAKLHDSMAKLLAHPLQRPSQKDVCYSICSSGSQEMCNNI is encoded by the coding sequence atgagTAGCACTGGTAATGCTTCGTGTTTTATTCCGGATTTCAAGGCATCACTGTCAATCAATGAAGATAATACACTAATGCATAATATCTCAGGAATGAACGTGCCtgagaaaatattatttgtaattgataCAGCAAGAGAAAAGAACTGTACTCCTTTCAAACTTTCTACAGGGGCTAGTTATATGCCACTGTTTATGATAAAGCGTACTATAGAAAATTTTGTTCACATTAAATCTCTTATTCAACATAGTCATGAATATGCATTAATGATTTTGAACTCTCATACTTCTCAGTGGATTTGTGATTTTACCAATAATACCAATACCATTATTAATCACCTGAATTTTATTAACGAAGATTTATTAAGTGAAGATCAAAAGTCATATGATCTTGGACAATTGTTTGATAAAGTACAACAAAAATTACCTCTACCAACAAAGAAACATGACACTGTTGTTCCAACTTTTGTTATTAGAGTAATTTTGGTGTATTCACGTTCCATTAGCATTCCAAAATTTCATATCAGTAATAAATCTATAGAGTTTCTTAGAAAAAATCCATATTTTTTCATAGATGTGTTGTATGTACATGAACCGCCTTGCTCTGAAAATTTATGCGAAGAAATTTATTCTGAAATTGCAGCATTGGatacaacaaatttttcatACATATTAGAAGTGGGAAGGAATGCAGCAAAATTGCACGATAGTATGGCTAAATTACTGGCACATCCTTTACAAAGACCATCTCAAAAAGATGTATGTTATTCAATTTGTTCTTCTGGTTCTCAAGAAATgtgtaataatatttaa